The DNA sequence TGCATCCTGTACACCATACTCAAAGTTAGCACCAATTGATCCTGCATTACTGCTACTCATATAAGTAGTAAAAATCCAAATTGGATATGTTGCTCCGGAGGCTGCACCATCAAGGCACATAGTCCAATAATTTTCTGTTGAAATGATTACATCGGCTACTCCATCACCAGTAATATCATTTATGTATTTTAATCCTTCAATTCTCGGACTTGCACTTGGAGAACTTGGATGAGGTGGCACTTGAAACTGCCAGAACATATAACCATAATTGTAATCACTAAAATTTCCAGTTCCCTGCATTGGTATTTTTGCAACAGGATTTGTTAAATCATTATTTGATATTTTTAATGTATCAAGATAAGTTCCAACCTGTGTCGGGTAAAAATAAGCAGTTAATTCTAAAGTATCTGTTGAAGGAATTGAGAATGGAAGTGTAGGTGCACTATAAGTAAATTCTGGAAGATTAAAGTGAAGATCTGATATTTGCAATGTCTGATCTCCTACACTGATTATCTTAAATCTCCAAAAAGCGATTCCTTCTTCACCTACCCAAACATTTCCAAAATTATGTGATGTTGCTGATAGCCCGATTCGCGCACCACTTAATACGCCTTGCCCTCGGAGGTTAATATTATTGACAAGAGAAACCGGATCATTACAATAAATTTTGAGAAGACCCTGATAATATGAGTATTGCAATGGTGCAAAATTAACAACTAAATCGTACGAACTTCCAGCAGGAATATTTATTGGAAAAGTAAGAGGACTAAAAGAATAACCGATACCAGTAATTGTTATTGAATCAATGGTTAGTGTCGCAGTTCCAGTACTATAAATAGTAAGATAGTAGTTATATGAATTACCAACTGTAGTATTTGGAAAATTAATTGTTGAAACCGGTAATGTTATCTCTGGCGTTCCACTTCCCTCAAGATCATATTTAAACAACTGTCTTCCTGAAGTTGCACCAACAGGTTCAGCCATCAACCAGAAATACGTTCCATCCCACGCAAGTCCTCTTGGATTCTGTCTGACGCCTGGTGTTTCCGGAACATGAAATGAAAAAAGTTCCACTTCAGTATTCAGATCAATTGCATAAATTTTTTCATCATCTCCTTGAAAACCATCCATTACATAAAATAGGGTATCGCCTTTAACTGTAATTCCCTGAGGTTGCAATCCAATTACAGAGATTGTGTCAACAATTGCTCTCGCCGCAACGTTGACTTTATACAATGCAGCTCTTGCATCTGGTGAATAAACAGATATCCACAAACCATCACCATCCCAAGCCGCACCACCAAGATAGATACTTGTGGAGCCAAATAATTCTGCAGTTGGAATTGAATCTACAACGATTCCTGTGTTGCTGACTTTATATAAATCGCATCTGGCTGTTTTTCTTTCAACATACCAGAAATCTGTTCCGTCAAAAGCAAGACCTTGTGATTCGCGAATCCAGTTAAGATCAAAGTCCAGCATATCGACCTGAACACCTGCATTATTTACTGCATAGATAATCCCCTTGCCTGTGGTTGATGATCCGGAAGATATCCAGTATTTCCCACCGTTATAAACGAGGCCATATCCTTGCGTATAAAATGTACCTGCAGGTAAATTAACAGTTTCTAATAAAGTTTGGGAAAATGTTAGAGAGGAAATAAAAACCAAATAAAAAAGTAAAAACTTTTTCATAGCAAACCTCACGATTGTTATATGTGAAATTGATTAAAGAAAAAACTAATTTTGACGTGGATTAAGTTTTCTCCACTCTTTGATGTACTCGGCTATGTTTTTTGTGGATGCGCCGGGCGTGAATAATTCACCAACCCCAATATCTCTTAATTTCTTGATGTCTTCTTCCGGAATAATTCCACCTCCGGTCAGTAAAACATCATCGAGACCTTTTTCATTCATAAGTGTTTTTATTTTGGGAAGGATTGTCATATGAGCACCAGAAAGAATACTTATTCCAATTACATCAGCATCTTCCTGAATTGCTGCTTCAACAATCATCTCCGGCGTTTGCCGTAATCCGGTGTAAATAACTTCCATTCCTGCATCACGTAATGCTGCTGCAATTACTTTGGCACCACGATCGTGACCATCCAAACCTGCTTTTGCAACAAGCACTCTTATTTTTTTATCCATTATAGATATCCTTGTATTTACTTATGAACGAACGAATTTTATTACCATATTCCTGCATCGTTCCACTGCTATAAGATTTGACTACAGGTTTCAAGGTAAAATCTTGATTAAATCTCGGAATGATATGAAAATGAAAGTGAAAAACTGATTGTCCTGCAGAATTTCCATTATTCGAAATGACATTAAAACCATCCGCATTTAAACTCCTCTTAACTATTCCAGCAATGAACTGAGTTGCATGTATTAACCTATCAATTTCATCTTTTGGAACTGTTAGAAAATTGTCATAATGTTTTTTGGGAATTACCAGAGTATGACCAAAGTTGACAGGCTGAATATCGAGGAAGGCTAAAATGTTTTCATCTTCAAAAATAATTTCCGCTTCGGCTTTCCGCTCTTTAATATTACAAAAGATGCATTCCATACTTTCAAAAATACTGCTTATTAAATTTTAAGACAATAATAATTTCCTCTTAAGACTTGAATCTTAAGTATTCATTTCGCTTGACGAACGAACCGTAAATGCCTCCGGTATGTAGAAAAACAATCTTTTTACCATTATTCTTGTTCAGTACAAAATCATTGTATGCGTAGAAAGCTTTTCCGGTATAAGTCGGATCCAGTAAAATTCCTGTTGGCCGTGCAAAATCAGTTACGAGCTTTAGTTTACTTTCGCTAATACTTTTATAACCCTCTTCAGAGTACCCATCAATAATTTCCAGATGATCAACATTTATACTGCAGGAAAGTTTGAAATCCAGCACTGCACCCTCTGCAAGCTGATGTATTTTTTTTGTAATGGAATCTTTTTGATGAAGAACGTTAACAGCAAAGATTTTTAATTTTATTTTATTCAGTGCAGCTCCAACTAAAAGTCCTGCGGCAGTTCCACCTGACCCGCAAGCACAGAAAATGCCTTCAATATTTTTTAAATTGATTTGTTTTTTTAGTTCATTAATAAAATTTATGTAGCCCCAAATTCCCAATGTTGAAGAACCGCCGGCCGGAATTACGTAAACACGTTTCCCTTTTTTGACGAACTTTTTTCTTTCCTCAGTCATAATATCATCAACTTCTTCAAATTCTTTCTTGTTCAGATAGACAATATCAGCACCGTAAATTTTGTTGAGAAAAAGATTTCCATCAGGAATTTTCTTTTCTTTTCCCCAAAGAAATAATCTTGATTTAAGTCCGATTCTTGCCGCTGCAGAAGCAGTTGCTCTTGCGTGATTTGATTGATCACCGCCACAAGTGAAAATAATATCAGATTTGTAATGTTTAGCTTCATAAAGCAGATACTCAAGTTTCCTGATTTTATTCCCGAGAAAATCAGAACCTGTATAATCATCTCTCTTAATCAGAAAATTTTTATCTCTGAATTGAACTTGTTCCAATGGAGTTGGTAGATGAGCTAAATTAATTTTCTCAGGTATTTTCATTTTTCTTTCGCTCTCTTTTGAAGCCATTTGTAGTAGGTTCTCGCTCTTTTCAAATCTTCCTGAGTATCAACACTGATGCTTTCAAATTCAGTTTCCACGACTTTAATTCTAATTCCGTTTTCCAGCATTCTTAATTGCTCAAGCATTTCAGTTTTTTCTAAGTCTGTTTGCTTCAGTGTTACAAATTTCAATAGTGCTTTTCTTCTGAATACATACAAACCGATATGCTTGTAGTAATCCGTTATCTCGATTGCCGCTGAATCAGAAACTGCATTTCTTGTAAAAGGAATAGGTGCACGTGAAAAGTAAAGAGCAAAATTGTTGTAGTCAAAAACAACTTTTACGACGTCAGGCGATTTTAGTTCTTTAAGTGTGCTGATAAGCTTTATTAAAGTTGCAACTTCAATTGACTTGTCGAACAATAATGGTTCAATTGCCTGATCAATCATTTCTCCCTGAATAAAAGGTTCATCTCCCTGTATGTTTACAACAATATCTGCTTCTTTGTAGATTTTTGATACAAATGCAATCCTATCCGAACCGCTTGCAATATCTTTTGGAGTTTCAATAACATCTGCTCCAAAACCTCTGGCAACAGCAGCCACTTTTGCATCATCAACTGCAAGAATTACTTTCTCTAAAAGTTTTGATTTTTTTGCACTTTCATAAGTATGCTGAAGCATTGGTTTATCACCAATTACGGCAAGTGGTTTCCCCATCAAACGGGTCGATGCAAAACGAGCGGGTATAACTCCAATAATCATAAAAATTTAATTAATATAAATTGTCATTCCCGACAAACGATGTAAGATCCGGAATCTAATTTTGGATTCCTGCTTTCGCAGGAATGACATACTCTTCATTTTGAATAGAAGATCAAACATGATTTGCAATTATTATTTCTCTTACTCTGTTCATCAAATCTATTTCCTGTTGACGATTAACACTTCCAATTGATTCAATTGGCTTATCAAAATGTACTTTTATTGTTCCTCTTCTAAGTTTGTAAGTTCCTTTGGGCATTATTTTATTTGAACCAACAATCGTTGTCGGTATGATCGGATAACCAACCTGCGTGGCAAGTCTGAATGCACCTCTTTTGAATGGTTGAATCTCACCGGTTTTACTTCGTGTTCCCTCTGCGAATACTACGATAGAGATGTTTTGCTTTTCCATTTTTTGTTTTGCTTCATCAATACTTTTCAAAGCCTTTTCATAATTTTCTCTATCGATCATTACGTACGGACCCATTGCAAGCTGCCAGCCAAAAAATGGAATTTTAGCCAACTCTTTTTTAAAGATCATCGCCATTCTGTTTGGTATCGTTTTCTGAAGAACAACAATATCGTATTGGCTGGAGTGATTTGATACAAAGACATAAGTTTTCTTTTTATCAAGATTCTCAATACCGGTAATCTCTAATTTTATTCCACTTAACCAGAGCACACCGCCAGAAAAATATTTTGATAATTTGAAATAAAGAGTGTGTGTTCTGTCAACGATTGCAAAGATCATTGCAAAGATTGAGCAGATGAAGGTATGAATTACAATTAAGAAAAGTTTCAGAGTTGTGATCATGAACTAGTTTCCAGAATTATTTCCTTCGCCGGCCTCATCGGAATAGAATTTCTGATTGCAAAATTCTCAATCGCTTTTAACCTGTTTTTAATTGATGGATGGCTGTAGAAAAACCACTCAACAAATGGATGTGGCTCTTTATCACCAAGGTTCTGGTCAGTTAATTTCTCGAGTGTTTTTATAAATGCAACAGGATTCTTTGTTTCCTGAATTGCATATTCATCGGCTTCGTATTCAAATTTCCTGCTCAAAATATTTCCTAGCGGAGTTTGAATTATTCCAATCAGCATTGACCATAGTGCGAGTAAAGGAATTGCTGAAACTTGAGTGATAGAATCAAATCCAAACCAGGTTATTGAGTTTTCATACAATATTGCAATCAGAAAAAGTGTAAGGAACGACGAGGCTGTACCTATAAGAATATTTTTTACTATATGCTTTTTTTTATAATGACCCAGTTCATGAGCAATGACAGTTTCAATTTCTTCTGTGCTGTAATTATCGAGTAATGTGTCACCTAAAATAATGCGCTTAGTTTTTCCGAGACCCGTGAATGCAGCATTTGCTTTCTTTGTGTTCTTACTCATATTGAATTTATAAACGTTCTCGACTTTAATTCGTGCATTCGTGGCTAGTGATCTAATTCTGTTTTTCAAATCATTGTTATCGATTGGAGTAACCTTATAAAAGATTGGAAAAATCAAGACTGGGAATATCTGAGAAAGAACAACTGAAATAAAAAACATTATGATTGAAAATGGCAGCCACCAGAGAGAGTAAAAAGTATTTAGTATGTAGTAGAAAGTAAGTAGAATTGGGATTCCGATTATCAGCGATACAATCAACCCTTTTAATCCTTCCCAAATCCATTTCAGAAAAGTCTGGTTTGAAAGCTTGTATTTATGTTCGAGATGAAAACCAGAATACCAGCTTACCGGAAATGATATTACAGAACCGACAAAACCAATTACCAGAATGAAAACGATAAAAAGCAGGTATTGGCTTTCTATGAAACCTGAGAGATAATTTTCAAGCTGCAAACTGTAACTAAGTGATACAAATAATAAAAGTAAAATGAAGGAAACAATTCCCTCGCCTATTCCAATTGCAAGTTTAATATTATTATATTTTTTTGCATCCATCAAAACAAAAATAGTTAAAGGGGTTTAGGTAAGCAATGAATCTATTTTAGCTTTAAACGATTGGCTGGTATTGGAAGAAAAAAGAGCAGGAATGAATTGGTCAGATTCTCTCAACAGCTGTTTTTTCAATCCAGCCGACTTTCCCATCCGCTAATCTGATTTTAATCCATTCATCGAGCTGATCTTCCAGATTGACCTTTAATCCTTCGTGGATTACAAACGCATCCGTACTTTGGGAATCAGGTGAAGTTTTCACAGTAATTGATTGTTCAATTACTACACCTCCAATGACAGTCTGCTCTCTGTTGATTTTTACAATAAGAAGTGAAATGGTAAGAATTAGTACAACCAGAACTCCTAATCCGGAAAAAAGAATTAACTTTTGCTGTGAAATAGTTTTTGCAAAGAAATAAATCACAATCAGCACTAATAGCAGCATATAAAAAATGAAAACAGTGTACGTCCATCCATTAATCGATAGCGAAGCGAGCAATGATTCCCACCATTCAAAAAGAAAAAAGGTCGGCAGGGGTTGAATTCGATCCACTGTGTTCAGGTTTGCAAATGCAAGATTGTGTTTTACATCTTCATCGGAAGGTGTGAGTTTAAGAGCCCGTTCATAATTTAGTATAGCATAACCAAGCTTACCAATCCGATAATATGAATTGGCAAGATTATAGTAAAGAGAAGATCCTTCATAGTTATCTTGTCTCAATTGTTTGTATATCACGATTGCTTTATCAAACTCACCGTTTCTGTAATGGTTACTTGCCTGCTGCATCAGCTCATCTACATTCTGTGAATATAATGCACCTGTAAATACTAAAATGATATTCAAGTAAAAGAAAAGTTGTCTGAAAAATTTATCGTGAGAGCTAAGCATTTTTCTTTCCAACAAAATTCTTTTCGATATTAATAATGACAACTGCAATTTCATCATACATTTCTTTCATCGCAGCTGATTTTTCAGCGCCCGGAGCAAAACGAACAAACTCACATTTTTCTGCACTTGCTTTGAGATTTGAAACAAGCTCTTCAGATAT is a window from the bacterium genome containing:
- a CDS encoding choice-of-anchor D domain-containing protein yields the protein MKKFLLFYLVFISSLTFSQTLLETVNLPAGTFYTQGYGLVYNGGKYWISSGSSTTGKGIIYAVNNAGVQVDMLDFDLNWIRESQGLAFDGTDFWYVERKTARCDLYKVSNTGIVVDSIPTAELFGSTSIYLGGAAWDGDGLWISVYSPDARAALYKVNVAARAIVDTISVIGLQPQGITVKGDTLFYVMDGFQGDDEKIYAIDLNTEVELFSFHVPETPGVRQNPRGLAWDGTYFWLMAEPVGATSGRQLFKYDLEGSGTPEITLPVSTINFPNTTVGNSYNYYLTIYSTGTATLTIDSITITGIGYSFSPLTFPINIPAGSSYDLVVNFAPLQYSYYQGLLKIYCNDPVSLVNNINLRGQGVLSGARIGLSATSHNFGNVWVGEEGIAFWRFKIISVGDQTLQISDLHFNLPEFTYSAPTLPFSIPSTDTLELTAYFYPTQVGTYLDTLKISNNDLTNPVAKIPMQGTGNFSDYNYGYMFWQFQVPPHPSSPSASPRIEGLKYINDITGDGVADVIISTENYWTMCLDGAASGATYPIWIFTTYMSSSNAGSIGANFEYGVQDAIQIANDLNGDGYDDVVLAIGGGNEHVYVLSGKTGQIIWQYGDDINWDLGDFEAVDVQRDFNGDGIVDILAIADGNEQGTGYKRAFLFEGRTGNILWEHPFPGPNPSFGKTIISIDDLNGDNKPDVVIAYGNNGTTDLAVRALNGTNGQTLWTRPMLLYEPKELLELPLPNGNSDIIAAEYFNRIHRLDGATGSILWTYPLGASAGVIQITLINDINSDQIPDVVIASFANNGLNCLSGANGAQLWSWQMDYQFGVATIPDINDDGFEDVLAAARYGNFYCISGIGDSLIYLHSFPGDWMYSVNKIPSIDGNFSYELLAGTRDGKVVCFSGGTVAVPVELTSFTGHASDNDVNLIWTTATETNNSGFEVERKISDTWEKIGFVAGSGTTTDFRTYSFVDENAQYGIYSYRLKQIDFNGSFEYSETIEIEVNTPSQYSLEQNYPNPFNPTTTISYSLKETGVVSLKVFDILGNEVTTLINEEMSAGTYQYKFDASALSSGIYFYTLKAGNFLSTKKMILLK
- a CDS encoding cobalamin B12-binding domain-containing protein encodes the protein MDKKIRVLVAKAGLDGHDRGAKVIAAALRDAGMEVIYTGLRQTPEMIVEAAIQEDADVIGISILSGAHMTILPKIKTLMNEKGLDDVLLTGGGIIPEEDIKKLRDIGVGELFTPGASTKNIAEYIKEWRKLNPRQN
- a CDS encoding HIT family protein; protein product: MECIFCNIKERKAEAEIIFEDENILAFLDIQPVNFGHTLVIPKKHYDNFLTVPKDEIDRLIHATQFIAGIVKRSLNADGFNVISNNGNSAGQSVFHFHFHIIPRFNQDFTLKPVVKSYSSGTMQEYGNKIRSFISKYKDIYNG
- a CDS encoding M48 family metallopeptidase, which encodes MDAKKYNNIKLAIGIGEGIVSFILLLLFVSLSYSLQLENYLSGFIESQYLLFIVFILVIGFVGSVISFPVSWYSGFHLEHKYKLSNQTFLKWIWEGLKGLIVSLIIGIPILLTFYYILNTFYSLWWLPFSIIMFFISVVLSQIFPVLIFPIFYKVTPIDNNDLKNRIRSLATNARIKVENVYKFNMSKNTKKANAAFTGLGKTKRIILGDTLLDNYSTEEIETVIAHELGHYKKKHIVKNILIGTASSFLTLFLIAILYENSITWFGFDSITQVSAIPLLALWSMLIGIIQTPLGNILSRKFEYEADEYAIQETKNPVAFIKTLEKLTDQNLGDKEPHPFVEWFFYSHPSIKNRLKAIENFAIRNSIPMRPAKEIILETSS
- a CDS encoding pyridoxal-phosphate dependent enzyme, translating into MKIPEKINLAHLPTPLEQVQFRDKNFLIKRDDYTGSDFLGNKIRKLEYLLYEAKHYKSDIIFTCGGDQSNHARATASAAARIGLKSRLFLWGKEKKIPDGNLFLNKIYGADIVYLNKKEFEEVDDIMTEERKKFVKKGKRVYVIPAGGSSTLGIWGYINFINELKKQINLKNIEGIFCACGSGGTAAGLLVGAALNKIKLKIFAVNVLHQKDSITKKIHQLAEGAVLDFKLSCSINVDHLEIIDGYSEEGYKSISESKLKLVTDFARPTGILLDPTYTGKAFYAYNDFVLNKNNGKKIVFLHTGGIYGSFVKRNEYLRFKS
- a CDS encoding tetratricopeptide repeat protein is translated as MLSSHDKFFRQLFFYLNIILVFTGALYSQNVDELMQQASNHYRNGEFDKAIVIYKQLRQDNYEGSSLYYNLANSYYRIGKLGYAILNYERALKLTPSDEDVKHNLAFANLNTVDRIQPLPTFFLFEWWESLLASLSINGWTYTVFIFYMLLLVLIVIYFFAKTISQQKLILFSGLGVLVVLILTISLLIVKINREQTVIGGVVIEQSITVKTSPDSQSTDAFVIHEGLKVNLEDQLDEWIKIRLADGKVGWIEKTAVERI
- the kdsB gene encoding 3-deoxy-manno-octulosonate cytidylyltransferase, producing MIIGVIPARFASTRLMGKPLAVIGDKPMLQHTYESAKKSKLLEKVILAVDDAKVAAVARGFGADVIETPKDIASGSDRIAFVSKIYKEADIVVNIQGDEPFIQGEMIDQAIEPLLFDKSIEVATLIKLISTLKELKSPDVVKVVFDYNNFALYFSRAPIPFTRNAVSDSAAIEITDYYKHIGLYVFRRKALLKFVTLKQTDLEKTEMLEQLRMLENGIRIKVVETEFESISVDTQEDLKRARTYYKWLQKRAKEK
- a CDS encoding 1-acyl-sn-glycerol-3-phosphate acyltransferase, with the translated sequence MITTLKLFLIVIHTFICSIFAMIFAIVDRTHTLYFKLSKYFSGGVLWLSGIKLEITGIENLDKKKTYVFVSNHSSQYDIVVLQKTIPNRMAMIFKKELAKIPFFGWQLAMGPYVMIDRENYEKALKSIDEAKQKMEKQNISIVVFAEGTRSKTGEIQPFKRGAFRLATQVGYPIIPTTIVGSNKIMPKGTYKLRRGTIKVHFDKPIESIGSVNRQQEIDLMNRVREIIIANHV